Proteins co-encoded in one Medicago truncatula cultivar Jemalong A17 chromosome 8, MtrunA17r5.0-ANR, whole genome shotgun sequence genomic window:
- the LOC11443548 gene encoding amino acid transporter AVT3B, which yields MGYVETTSSQLHTPLLSDQPPLSSKSKTFANLFIAIVGAGVLGLPYTFTKTGWIMGLLMLFSVSFLIYHCMMLLIYTRRRLESVVGFPKINSFGDLGYATSGHFGRLCVDIMVFLMQCGFCVSYLIFISTTLIHLSHNTNSSSLLGFSPKVFFIWACFPFQLGLNAIPSLTHLAPLSIFADVVDLGAMGVVMVEDVFVFLENRPPLKTFGGLSVFLYGLGVAVYSFEGIGMVLPLESEAKDKDKFGGVLGLGMFLIFLLYGGFATLGYFAFGEATQGIITTNLGQGMITALVQLGLCVNLFFTFPLMMNPVYEIVERRFCKSKYCLWLRWLLVLVVSLVAFLVPNFADFLSLVGSSVCVILSFVFPALFHFLVFRDELGWKCLVFDGAIMVFGIVIAVLGTWSCLMDIFYPQA from the coding sequence ATGGGGTATGTAGAAACAACCTCATCACAACTACACACCCCTCTTCTTTCTGACCAACCCCCTCTgtcctcaaaatccaaaacctTTGCAAACCTCTTCATTGCAATTGTAGGTGCAGGTGTTCTTGGTCTCCCTTATACTTTCACGAAAACAGGTTGGATCATGGGGTTGCTTATGCTTTTCTCTGTTTCATTTCTCATTTACCACTGCATGATGCTCCTTATATACACTCGTCGTAGGCTTGAATCCGTCGTAGGGTTCCCCAAAATAAATTCTTTTGGTGATTTAGGCTATGCAACAAGTGGCCATTTTGGAAGATTGTGCGTTGATATCATGGTTTTTCTTATGCAATGTGGTTTTTGTGTTAGCTaccttatttttatttccactactttgatacatcttagtcaCAATACAAACTCATCATCTTTATTGGGTTTTTCACcaaaggttttttttatttgggctTGTTTCCCTTTTCAATTGGGTTTGAATGCAATTCCAAGTTTGACACATTTGGCTCCTTTGAGTATATTTGCTGATGTTGTTGATCTTGGAGCTATGGGAGTTGTAATGGTTGAGGATGTTTTTGTCTTTTTGGAAAATAGGCCACCTTTGAAGACTTTTGGTGGTTTATCTGTTTTTCTATATGGTTTAGGTGTGGCTGTTTATTCTTTTGAAGGAATAGGAATGGTTTTGCCTTTGGAATCAgaagcaaaagataaagataaatttGGTGGAGTTTTGGGTTTGGGAATGTTCCTAATTTTTCTATTGTATGGAGGTTTTGCTACTTTAGGTTACTTTGCTTTTGGTGAAGCAACTCAAGGGATTATTACTACAAATCTAGGGCAAGGAATGATTACTGCTTTGGTACAATTAGGTCTTTGTGTCAATCTCTTTTTCACCTTTCCTTTGATGATGAATCCTGTTTATGAAATTGTTGAGAGAAGATTTTGTAAATCTAAGTATTGTTTGTGGCTTAGGTGGTTGTTGGTTTTGGTGGTAAGTTTAGTCGCATTTTTGGTACCTAACTTTGCTGATTTTTTGTCACTAGTTGGGAGCAGTGTTTGTGTTATTCTTAGCTTTGTGTTTCCTGCTTTGTTTCACTTCTTGGTTTTTAGAGATGAATTGGGTTGGAAATGTTTGGTTTTTGATGGAGCAATTATGGTGTTTGGGATTGTTATTGCAGTGTTGGGAACTTGGTCTTGCCTAATGGATATTTTTTACCCTCAGGCTtga